The following nucleotide sequence is from Zea mays cultivar B73 chromosome 1, Zm-B73-REFERENCE-NAM-5.0, whole genome shotgun sequence.
ATGGAGGTTCTTCCATCTCTGTCCCGTTGGCATCTCTTGGAGTTACTCGCAAATTGTCTGCCACACAGATTTACCCATCCCAATGAAACAAGTTTGTCTGTTCTTGTAAGTAGTCTACAACTCGCTGAATTACTTGATTACATTCTTTTACTTTTGCTACAAGGGTACTACTGTTTTGCATTAAGGTCAAGGGAGGTTAATTTTTCTGAAGTTGGCGAAGATTTCACTTCTGTAGGTTTATATCAGAGAAAATCTGAAGATCAATGTGATAGATCTTTCTGACCTTAGGAACTAGCCGATTCCCTCTCTTAACCTGTCTCAATTCTTTCTAATAAATTGTAGATTTATAACTTGTGCACTAGTGAGGTAGAGAAGGAGAGAGAGGGAGTACGAGGAGCCATACCTTCGGGCCTGAGGTGGAGAGCAGCCGCGGTGGTAGTCGGGGTCGTAGATGGCTTTGGAAGTTGAGCGCCTCCGTCCTGATTTATTTCTCCTCCATATGTGTTTGGACCTTGGGGTGGAGCATTAGTGGCCGGCAACATAGAACTATTAGGTCTACAGGCGCCATGGGTAGATTGGGTGATTTCTGTCATTGAGGCGCTAGATAGGAGATTGGATCCTTTCTTTATTTGGCTGCTAGGGTTTAGCAAAAGTGCGGAAGTGTTGGCTTTCGTGCCGGCCACTGCCTCGGTTATTATAGCGCCTGTGTCAGGGGCTATAACCACGGAAAGTTTGCGCCTCCCGATCAGGGCGCGAGTTCGCTCCAGACTCGGTTCCTTAACCGAGTACAAGAACATATCCTACGCAATGATTACTGGAAAAACAGTAGCATTCAGGCAGTTGCCGATTTAAGAGATTATATTAAGAACACTAGTGTCCTAGGGCTACATCACTGTGTTTTTCTGCTATGTATCAATAGAAACTTGCACTGATTTGTGCTGCTGGTTAAAAGAAAAGAACATTAATTTATGTACTACTCACCCAAATTAATGGAAGTGTAATTACTAGCATCGTCGCCTTGTAGGTTAAGTTTCGCTAAACGACAATAACATTAGTTTACGTATTACTCATCCAAATCAGTGAAAGTGTAATTACTCATTGTAGATTAAGTGGCCTTACTTTTGATAAAAATATATTTACCTTCAGTGGAGTTCTGTAGCATAGGGTGGTAATTTGGTCATCTGTTCCGATCAGATTATGGGATGCATTGCTTTTGAAAGAGGCTCATAACTTGTGTGTTCAGAACTGGAGACAGCAACCTTTCTTGTTTTCATTTTGCGCAGCAAAGCATGAAGGAGGATCTAGCAAGCCTGATTGCACCGCAACTGATCAGACCAATTGCGCGGTGGCCATTCTATGCCTTCTTGGGAGGAGCCATGTTCTGCCTCCTGGCCAGCAGCACTTGCCACCTTCTCTCCTGCCATTCTCGCCGCCTAGCATACATTATGCTTCGGCTTGATTACGCAGGCATCGCAGCTCTAATCGCCACATCCTTCTACCCTCCAGTATACTATTCTTTCATGTGCTACCCCTTCTTTTGCAACCTGTACCTCAGTTTCATAACCATCCTAGGAGTGGCAACTATCGCGTTCTCTCTACTTCCGGTCTTCCAAAATCCGGAGTTCAGAACCATCAGAGCATGCCTCTTCTTTGGCATGGGTGCATCTGGCGTGATACCTGTTCTTCACAAGCTAGTACTCTTCTGGCACCAACCGGAGGCATTGCACACGACCGGATACGAAATTCTGATGGGGCTCTTCTACGGGCTGGGAGCATTGGTATATGCGGCACGGGTACCTGAGCGCTGGATGCCTGGGAAGTTTGACATCGCCGGGCACAGCCACCAGCTGTTCCACGTCTTGGTTGTTGCCGGAGCCTACACACACTACCACGCAGGGCTTGTGTACCTCAAGTGGAGAGACCTGCAAGGCTGCTGAAAGGTACTGCATCGTTGAGGATGTGGATAGATTGTAGATTCCGTGAATTCAGGCTGAAGGTCATGGTCTGTTGTAAATTGTAACAGTAATCATGAAACAATTGCTACAAGTCTACCAGGTAGTCGGGCTTCCATTAATAATCAATTGAAGACTAGTATTTATGCTATTACTAAATGTTCGTGTGACTGATGCGATATTTCATTTTCAGTCTCTTTTCTGCTAATTCATGTACAGTTGCTAGCAGGGCCGCCTCCTTGTATTGTATGTGGTTCATCTTTGCATTAGTGTTTTTGGTCATTTGTCAGGTCGGATATAAAACAGGCAAGATGCACAATTTATATGTGCTTTGTGTATTGCTATGAACCAAATGGAGTGGGCCAGTAGCTAACAGCGGGGCTCTAAATCGTACAAAGAAAATAGTTTAGTTGGTTCCTGATGTCATCACCAAAATTTGTTTTAGTTAAGGAAAAATTGGCTTTAGTATTGATACATGTGATTAGATATCCATATCATCTCGGAATTTGGATTTGTCAAAAGTCTGACTATGTATTAGAAGGTAAAGTGGTAAAATTAATCATGTATGATGAGTCTAATCATGCATGCAGGTCGTGGTGGCGGTAGTGAATAAAGCGCGGTAGATAGATTGTTTCGGTTGAATATGTTAGTTGGGCCGTGATTGTAGGTCGGGCGGTATTGGGCCCATATATGCATGAGTTGGCTGAACTAAAGTCTGGTGTGTCAAATAGAAGAAGGCCATGAAATAAAAAAAATAACATAAACTCTCTCCTACCTTTCTCTCTATACCTGAAATCTTCTTCTTTCCCCTTTCTCGTGCTGCTCTCTGGTGATCGCCGAACTTTATCCACGTCGGTCGTGACAAATTGGTATCGAAGCCGGTACGACGACTTGATTATCCGGTTCGTGGTCGGATTACTCTATAGATGTTGAGTCGAGAGGGAAGAAATCGGATTTGGAGGTTTCCTGATCAGGTCTCGGATCCCTAAAGATTGAAGCCACGCCACTAAATTGTCAGTCCATGTAGGCGCGACAATTGGTTTCGGCGATCGAGGTTGTTTAGAAACGCTTGACGGAGAAGTTTCAGTAGGCGTTGGACGTTTCGACTTCAACGTTGGTCGAACTCTCGGAGATGGATGGATTgagtctgctaccgaacaagctaTCGGAGATAGAGAAAAGACAGATGGAACACGACAAGTTGGTGCGGTACTTACAGACCAAGATGGATTTATCTATGAAATCGTTAGCTCAGGTCCCATAGGATTAGGATGGACTAGGGTATGCAGTCTCTAATGTTGTTGGAGGAACGAAAGAGCATGGAAGGACATCTTCAGGTGACGGGTTGATGGGATCACATCCACCATTGAGAACTGCCCAAACTTAGGTATTGTGAAATTCATCTCCTACGATTCCTATAGTTGATGGCATAGAGTTGAGGATGGAACTTGAGGAGATCAACACGGAACGGGGCAGAATGATCAATTAGGCAGAAGAGGTTGGTTACCTAAGTTGGAGTTTCCACTTTTTGATGGAGATGATGTGCGGATTTGGTTGGATAATTGTGAGTCATACTTTGAGTTGTATTAGATTCCCATGGGATTCAAGGTTTGTGCAGCCTCCATGCATTTTAAGGGGAAGACAACCCACTAGTTTCAGGCTTCTCAGGATACAATGAGTTTGGTGGACTGGAATCAGTTTCGAGGGCTGTTTTGAACGAATTTGATGTGAACACACATTCAGACAAGATGTTGGAATTATTGACTCTCAAATAAAATGGGTCGTGATGGAGTATAAGACACTGTTTTAAAAGTTGGTGTACCACATCAAGTTGTTTGACAAGACCATTGGTGAGACTTTCTTGGTTGCACAATTTATGTTGGGTCTCAAACATGATTTGAGGGTAGGAGTTGAGGTGCAGTTTCCTCAAACTGTGTCCATAGCTGCACAACTGGCTTTGAAGCATGAAAATTGACAGGACAGACAAACAAATGAAGCAAGGAAGTTTGTTATGGCCAATTCTAATCCATCACTAGTACTAAGGATTCTAGGTAGTCCCAAGGAGATGTGTGAATGGCAAAACAACTTAAGGAGTATGGAAGGGTCAATGCGTTATATTATAAATGTGGTGAGAAGTATCTGCTTGGACTTAGGTCAATGTGTTATATTATAAATGTGGTGAGAAGTATCTGCTTGGACTTAAGTGTAAAACTACAATTCATCCATAATTGAACTGTATTAAAATTGAAGATGGAGGAGATGGTGATTAGATATTGTCTGGTGAAGTGCTTAATTTTTTGGAGACATGTAGTGGGAAGTATGATGATGAGATGGTCTTATCTCTTAATGCCTTGTGTTGCACTAACAATTCTAGATGTGTCAGGTTGAGAACCATGATCAAGGATCAGGTAATCTTGCAGCTACTGGACTTGACATTTCAAACACTTTCATCAGTGAGATGGCTTCAGTCAAGATTCTGTGTGTGACCCAGGAAATCAATCATATCTTTGTCAAAGTGGATAATGGACAAACTATTACTTATAAGGCGACAACTAATATGCAAGCATGTACTACGTGCAAGCATGCAAGGAGACATTTTTACTCTGTTAGATCTAGATCCAACGGTATGTCATATTTAGCACTTAAACCCTTCCATCACCATCTAGTGTAGCTTTATAAAAAAACTCCCTAACAAACCAGAATTATATCTACCGTTGGATTTAGATCTAATGGACAAAAAAGTATGGTTGCACTCTTGCGCCTAGTATCTTCTTGCATATTAGTCGTTGCCTACTTATAAAATTATGACTGTACAGTTGGAGTGGTGGTGTTGTGGCAAATCTTCTATGCAGATGCTTATGTTCTACCTGAAACAACCTATGATATGGTAATTGGCATGGATTGGTTGGAACAATTTAGCCCAATGTTGTGTGTTTGAGACAAGAAATGGGTGGAGTTTAAGTATGAGGGTGCTATGGTGAGGCTGCATGGGCTGGTGTCTGATGTGGTGAATGACTTACAGGAAACTTCTGGTGAACAATTAAATGAGTGGAATAAAGGAAATGAGATTTTGGTTATAGCAATGTTGCACAAACTTGATTGTGGGATAGATTGCAGCTCTAGAACCCCATGGGGGCCACGACAGGTGGCAGCGGCGCAGAGCGACGACGGCAAGGGGGGCGAACGGAGCCCTAAGAAAGCAAGCCAAGGACGACCAACCCATCAGTTTACAATCGTCCTAACGAGGACATACACCAGTAAGCGGCGAGAGATGGTAACTGACGTATCACTGATTTTGATGTACAGGGTTGGGACAGACGTAACAAGCGCCCTGGAGATGCGTGACCCACAGGCCTGACTGACCAGATCGGGAGGCGGGCGCACAACGCGGGAAGTGGAGCCAAGGCACAACCATTATCGAGCCGAGACCAGGTAAGATAACTCAACCCATCTTTTCAATACTCGATGCTATCTCTCACCTTCCGGGAAAGTCCGTTGGGTCCTCGTTGACCGTGACCGCGAGGTGGCTCATGCTATTCCATAAAGTTTTTGGAGTTCAAAGGTCCGTCCGTGAAGGGTTTGCAACCGCTCCCTAAACCCTAGAGTAATGGGCGATTATGAGATGGGCACCGTAGCGGCCAGTACCCTAGCGCACGAGCTCCAAGGGCATTTATAAATCGTGTTCAAGTCCTAGGGAACGTCTGACTCATGGTTTATCACGGAGAGAGGCAACGAGCCGTCGAACCCAGTCGAACTAGGCCGACAACTATATGAGTTggaacctgaaagtcgcctagaggggggggtggataggcgaaacctgaaaattaaaactttatcccccaactagatcctttgattagtggttagaacaagatgaacaattattggagtataaaaactaagttcttgctagtaaagagtatagctttcaaataatgcggaagtgataaatcaatacaactaataattctatgataacaaagcaagaaagcttagatgaaaaagagcactaactcaagttcttttcttgcggagtgttgcttcactttaaatgagattttaacttgaagcaataccaaatgatatgagcaaagaatagtgcaagagaacttagagtaagggaaagcaaacaaatcacaagcaaaagcacaatgaacacgggtgatttgttttaccgaggttcggccctcgaaggcctagtccccgttgaggagtccacttaaggacgggtctttttcaaccctttccctctctctcccgatcacacaaggatcggcgagctcttcttcttctcaaggatcactctcgatcccacaaggaccaccacaatctttggtgtctcttgctagcttttacaatcctccaacactttggaggaagttcgaatgggagtcaaaaactccacgcgcaaatgaacacaaaaatgtagcacacactatcactCAATGAatgtcacaaggcgctagggctaaactcaattgagtagctgtcaattgcttgctctctcttttgtggcacttgtgttggttgtagaggactaaatcttgtgtataggatgtatcaatgaatataggtggttgggagggcttgagtatgtcaactagatgacttggaatgttgcttgaactcccacaccttgaagtggccggttggggtggtatttatagccaccatccaaaaactagccgttgatgaagtctgctggcgatgggcgcaccggacagtccggtgcacaccggacatgtccggtgccccagccacgtcatcctagccgttgagattggagctggtcgaccgttggaggctttgtcctcatgtggcaccggacagtccggtgcacaccggacagtccggtgcctctctgatcctctgccgcgtgtactgttctgcactgtttactgtcagagtcgaccgttggcgcgaagatgaccgttgctccgctagcacaccggacagtccggtgaattttagtggagcagtcttcgtgaaatcccgaggctgccgagttccggaggccgcgttccgttggagcaccggacactgtccggtgtacaccggacagtccggtgaattatagcgcgccggcttccgagaattcccgagaatgaagagttggagtcagcgttccctggtgcaccggacaggtactgtttactgtccggtggcacaccggacagtccggtgcgccagaccaggggtgccctcggttgcccctttgctcctttagtttgactcttgtcttgttctttttattggttttatgttgaatctttggcacctgtagaacatataatctagagcaaactaattagtccaattgtttgtgttggacattcaatcaccaaaatcat
It contains:
- the LOC100502176 gene encoding Heptahelical transmembrane protein ADIPOR3, whose product is MAATAAEEMERMVEAEWEEGKQGMRKRKRYGLVEYRALPAYLRDNEYIHRHYRCEWPLPQVLLSAFSIHNETLNVWTHLIGFFIFLALTIYTATQVPNAVDIRSLQHLPDVLRKADIHKIQAELVSCLPSLPHLSDLQKLKDELKTSWNSMEVLPSLSRWHLLELLANCLPHRFTHPNETSLSVLQSMKEDLASLIAPQLIRPIARWPFYAFLGGAMFCLLASSTCHLLSCHSRRLAYIMLRLDYAGIAALIATSFYPPVYYSFMCYPFFCNLYLSFITILGVATIAFSLLPVFQNPEFRTIRACLFFGMGASGVIPVLHKLVLFWHQPEALHTTGYEILMGLFYGLGALVYAARVPERWMPGKFDIAGHSHQLFHVLVVAGAYTHYHAGLVYLKWRDLQGC